In Herbaspirillum seropedicae, a single window of DNA contains:
- a CDS encoding metallophosphoesterase family protein, whose amino-acid sequence MRRVIHLSDLHFGRTDPAIIEPLIAQIHELQPDLVVVSGDLTQRARSSQFRQARQFLDALPTPQLVVPGNHDVPLFNVAARLLQPLRKYKRHITPDLQPLYVDDEIAVVGINTARSLTIQDGRVNDRQIELARRELAAVGDHLVKIIVTHHPFDLPPGPQHHGLVGQALPAMRAFALCGADLLLAGHVHASSAVSSAARYRIAGYSALVVQAGTATSTRGRGEANSFNVLQIEAHQIVVHRLGWRAEERAFGLDASQTFVQRGSEWFEQLADGQIATDP is encoded by the coding sequence ATGCGCCGCGTGATCCATCTCTCCGACCTGCATTTCGGCCGCACCGACCCGGCCATCATCGAGCCGCTCATTGCCCAGATCCACGAGCTGCAGCCCGACCTGGTCGTGGTCTCGGGCGACCTCACCCAGCGCGCACGCAGCAGCCAGTTCCGCCAGGCGCGCCAGTTCCTGGACGCCCTGCCCACCCCCCAACTGGTGGTACCCGGCAATCATGACGTGCCGCTGTTCAATGTGGCGGCGCGGCTGCTGCAACCGCTGCGCAAGTACAAGCGCCACATCACGCCCGATCTGCAGCCTCTGTACGTGGACGACGAGATCGCCGTGGTCGGCATCAATACCGCGCGTTCGCTGACCATCCAGGATGGCCGCGTCAATGACCGGCAGATCGAGCTGGCGCGGCGCGAACTGGCGGCGGTCGGCGATCACTTGGTCAAGATCATCGTCACCCACCACCCCTTCGACCTGCCGCCCGGACCGCAGCACCATGGCCTGGTCGGCCAGGCGCTGCCAGCCATGCGCGCCTTTGCGCTATGCGGCGCGGACCTGCTGCTGGCCGGCCATGTCCACGCCAGTTCAGCCGTGAGCAGCGCGGCGCGCTACCGCATCGCCGGTTATTCGGCGCTGGTGGTGCAGGCGGGAACGGCCACCTCGACCCGGGGCCGGGGCGAGGCCAATTCCTTCAATGTCTTGCAGATCGAGGCGCACCAGATCGTGGTGCACCGCCTGGGCTGGCGCGCCGAAGAAAGAGCCTTCGGTCTGGATGCCTCGCAGACCTTCGTGCAACGCGGCAGCGAATGGTTCGAACAACTGGCCGATGGCCAGATTGCGACCGACCCCTGA
- a CDS encoding isochorismatase family protein — MLIDARQSVLLIVDLQQKLLPAIHEGPQVLAEAVRMARIARLLGLPVLATEQMPDKLGPNHPDIAGLCESTLAKQHFDACADGLAATLPPQTRQIIVSGCEAHICVLQTALSLLQAGYQVYPLLQACGSRRPADRDAAFARLRGAGAVPVTLEMVAYEWLGQSSHPQFREVLKLVK; from the coding sequence ATGCTCATCGATGCCCGCCAATCCGTCCTGCTGATCGTCGACCTCCAGCAGAAGCTGCTGCCCGCCATCCATGAAGGGCCGCAAGTCCTGGCCGAGGCCGTGCGCATGGCCAGGATTGCCCGCCTGCTCGGGCTGCCCGTGCTGGCCACCGAGCAGATGCCGGACAAGCTCGGCCCCAATCATCCCGACATCGCCGGCCTGTGCGAGAGCACCCTGGCCAAGCAGCACTTCGACGCCTGCGCCGATGGGCTGGCGGCGACCTTGCCGCCACAGACGCGGCAGATCATCGTCAGCGGCTGCGAGGCGCATATCTGCGTGCTGCAGACCGCGTTGTCGCTCCTGCAAGCCGGCTACCAGGTCTATCCCCTGCTGCAGGCCTGCGGTTCGCGCCGCCCGGCCGACCGCGACGCTGCCTTCGCGCGACTGCGCGGCGCCGGTGCGGTGCCGGTGACACTGGAGATGGTGGCCTATGAATGGCTGGGACAAAGCAGCCATCCGCAATTCAGGGAGGTGTTGAAACTGGTCAAATAG
- a CDS encoding diacylglycerol/lipid kinase family protein yields MPDQNTTSPLPPHSQARPDVVAVINAKAGGGHAEELAARISAEFARHGRHARVRLAASGEDMLATARQAVRDRVPVVAVGGGDGSVNAVASTLLADAQCQSALGVLPLGTLNHFAKDLNIPLTLEGAIANIATGRRLRVDSAEVNGVAFINNSSLGLYPDIVREREKQQARLGRGKWLAFTWAAMGALRRYPFLRVRLSIDGQEHWRRTPFVFIGNNPYLMSGLDIGKRSSLTEGCLSLYVCHHTGRWGLLRLALHALFGRLRQAHDFDMLTATDIHIETHKRRMRVATDGEVQLMQTPLSYRIRPASLEVIVPQAPASAATTASPPTGGLLDKLWGES; encoded by the coding sequence ATGCCAGACCAGAACACGACCAGCCCTTTACCTCCCCACTCCCAGGCCCGTCCCGACGTGGTCGCCGTCATCAATGCCAAGGCCGGTGGCGGCCACGCCGAGGAACTGGCCGCCCGCATCAGCGCAGAATTCGCCCGCCATGGCCGCCATGCCAGGGTGCGCCTGGCCGCCAGCGGCGAGGACATGCTCGCCACGGCGCGCCAGGCAGTCCGTGACCGGGTGCCGGTGGTGGCCGTGGGCGGCGGCGATGGCAGCGTCAATGCCGTCGCCTCGACCCTGCTGGCCGATGCGCAATGCCAGAGCGCCCTGGGCGTCTTGCCCCTGGGAACGCTGAACCACTTTGCCAAGGACCTCAACATCCCGCTGACACTGGAAGGCGCCATCGCCAACATCGCCACGGGACGCCGGCTGCGGGTCGACAGCGCCGAGGTCAATGGCGTCGCCTTCATCAACAATTCCAGCCTGGGGCTGTATCCGGACATCGTGCGCGAGCGCGAAAAGCAGCAGGCCCGCCTGGGCCGGGGCAAATGGCTGGCCTTCACCTGGGCCGCCATGGGTGCGCTGCGGCGCTACCCCTTCCTGCGCGTGCGCCTGTCCATCGATGGGCAAGAACACTGGCGGCGCACTCCCTTTGTCTTCATCGGCAACAATCCCTACCTGATGAGCGGCCTGGACATCGGCAAGCGCTCCAGCCTCACCGAGGGCTGCCTGAGTCTCTACGTCTGCCACCACACCGGCCGCTGGGGCCTGCTGCGCCTGGCCCTGCACGCGCTCTTCGGACGTCTGCGCCAAGCCCATGACTTCGACATGCTCACCGCCACCGACATCCACATCGAGACCCACAAGCGCCGCATGCGCGTGGCCACCGATGGCGAGGTGCAGCTGATGCAGACACCGCTGTCCTACCGCATCCGGCCGGCCTCGCTGGAAGTGATCGTGCCGCAGGCGCCGGCCTCGGCCGCAACGACGGCAAGCCCGCCGACAGGCGGCCTGCTGGACAAGCTCTGGGGGGAATCCTGA
- a CDS encoding PepSY-associated TM helix domain-containing protein: protein MTTHSFQPASQAQAAARRQSATALQALLLRMHFYIGLFVGPFILVAALTGTLYVLTPQIESHLYATQLRNASQGPAQPLAAQVQAARAFLGPQARLFAVRPAKAPGWNTRVMFSQPGLGDSESRAIFVDPVSLQVRGDLIVYGTSGVLPLRTTLDYLHRNLMLGELGRNYSELAASWLWLGALGGVWLWWRARTRGRVQAARPLTARRLHALVGLWIVIGLVFFSATGLTWSRWAGERVNLMRAQLGWITPSVSTQLQPGAPAMSMGEHADHMAAHGMAMAMPAVDDPARFDMVQSIARAGGIDAAEIEIRPPRAAQQAWVVREVDRSWPTQVDTVAIDADRMRITSRADFASFPLIAKLIRWGVDAHMGVLFGVANQILMAAFGIALTGLIALGYLMWWRRRPAAGASLAPLSAAFMQMSLPQRASVLLLALLLGWNLPLMGASLLVFLLVDVIRYRRAGR, encoded by the coding sequence ATGACTACCCACTCCTTCCAGCCGGCCAGCCAGGCCCAGGCTGCCGCACGCCGGCAAAGCGCCACCGCCTTGCAAGCGCTGCTGCTGCGGATGCATTTCTATATCGGCCTGTTCGTCGGTCCCTTCATCCTGGTGGCGGCGTTGACGGGCACGCTCTATGTGCTCACGCCCCAGATCGAGTCGCACCTGTACGCCACCCAGCTCAGGAATGCCTCGCAAGGCCCGGCCCAGCCACTGGCCGCCCAGGTGCAGGCGGCCCGGGCTTTCCTGGGCCCGCAGGCGCGCCTGTTCGCGGTGCGGCCGGCCAAGGCGCCGGGCTGGAATACCCGGGTCATGTTCAGCCAGCCTGGCCTGGGCGATTCGGAAAGCCGCGCCATCTTCGTCGATCCGGTCAGCCTGCAGGTGCGTGGCGACCTGATCGTCTATGGCACCAGCGGCGTGCTGCCGTTGCGCACGACGCTGGATTACCTGCATCGCAACCTGATGCTGGGCGAGCTGGGCCGCAACTACAGTGAACTGGCCGCTTCCTGGCTCTGGCTGGGTGCGCTGGGCGGGGTATGGCTGTGGTGGCGCGCCCGCACCCGTGGCCGCGTACAGGCCGCGCGCCCCTTGACGGCGCGGCGTCTGCATGCGCTGGTGGGCCTATGGATCGTGATCGGCCTGGTGTTCTTCTCGGCGACCGGCCTGACCTGGTCGCGCTGGGCCGGTGAGCGTGTCAACCTGATGCGCGCCCAATTGGGCTGGATCACGCCCTCGGTCTCGACCCAGTTGCAGCCGGGCGCGCCCGCCATGAGCATGGGCGAGCATGCCGACCATATGGCCGCCCATGGCATGGCGATGGCCATGCCTGCCGTGGATGATCCGGCGCGCTTTGACATGGTGCAGTCGATTGCCCGCGCCGGCGGCATCGACGCGGCCGAGATCGAGATCCGCCCGCCGCGCGCGGCGCAGCAAGCCTGGGTGGTGCGCGAGGTGGACCGTTCCTGGCCGACCCAGGTCGATACGGTGGCCATCGATGCCGACCGCATGCGCATCACTAGCCGCGCCGACTTTGCCAGTTTTCCGCTGATCGCCAAGCTGATCCGCTGGGGCGTGGATGCCCATATGGGCGTGCTCTTCGGCGTGGCCAACCAGATCCTGATGGCCGCATTCGGCATCGCCTTGACGGGGCTGATCGCACTGGGCTACCTGATGTGGTGGCGGCGTCGTCCGGCTGCCGGCGCCAGCCTGGCGCCGCTGTCGGCAGCGTTCATGCAGATGTCGCTGCCCCAGCGCGCCAGCGTGTTGCTGCTGGCGCTCTTGCTGGGCTGGAACCTGCCGCTGATGGGCGCAAGCCTGTTGGTGTTCCTGCTGGTGGACGTGATCCGTTATCGGCGCGCCGGGCGCTGA
- the fnr gene encoding fumarate/nitrate reduction transcriptional regulator Fnr: MSSLPASTHKHSPPPVNLHALRASCSACSMHQLCLPMGLDQGDMQRLEQVINRRRKVKRDETLYRLNDKFDMLYAIRLGHFKTFQHNPNGGQQITGFQMAGELLGMDAIGAGHHLCEAVALEDSEVCEIPFASLEDLFRDMPTLLRQFHRMMSLEISREQRVMLTLGSMTAQQKMAAFLLNLSSRYMSRGYSSTRFQLRMTREEIGNYLGLAVESVSRLLTNFKKSGVIEVNHRDVELCDLPTLRAVALGNDPCA; encoded by the coding sequence ATGTCCAGCCTACCCGCTTCCACCCACAAGCATTCGCCTCCCCCGGTCAACCTGCATGCGCTGCGCGCCAGCTGTTCGGCCTGCAGCATGCACCAGCTGTGCCTGCCCATGGGCCTGGACCAGGGCGACATGCAGCGGTTGGAACAGGTCATCAACCGCCGCCGCAAGGTCAAGCGCGATGAGACCCTGTATCGCCTCAATGACAAGTTCGACATGCTCTACGCCATCCGCCTGGGCCATTTCAAGACCTTCCAGCACAATCCCAACGGCGGCCAGCAGATCACGGGTTTCCAGATGGCCGGCGAACTGCTGGGCATGGACGCCATCGGCGCCGGTCACCACCTGTGCGAGGCAGTGGCGCTGGAAGACAGCGAAGTGTGCGAGATCCCCTTTGCCAGCCTGGAAGACCTGTTCCGCGACATGCCCACGCTGCTGCGCCAGTTCCATCGCATGATGAGCCTGGAAATCTCGCGCGAGCAACGCGTCATGCTGACCCTGGGCAGCATGACGGCGCAACAGAAGATGGCGGCCTTCCTGCTCAATCTCTCCAGCCGCTACATGAGCCGCGGCTATTCCTCGACCCGCTTCCAGCTGCGCATGACGCGCGAGGAAATCGGCAACTACCTGGGCCTGGCGGTGGAAAGCGTGAGCCGCCTGCTGACCAACTTCAAGAAGTCCGGCGTGATCGAGGTCAACCACCGCGACGTCGAGCTGTGCGACCTGCCAACCCTGCGCGCGGTGGCGCTGGGCAACGATCCCTGCGCCTGA
- a CDS encoding MFS transporter → MTTATSTALPASAPDASGARNARVLALCQGLFTCAISIDLTLTALTGWQLAPDKSLATLPFALITVAGAVVTWFAAFLIQRLGRRWSFVLGAASCCVGGLVSVWSVWQGHFWSFCAGTALVGVFQAFAQYYRLAAADAVPEAAKSRAIATVLAGGVIAALVGPALAAWSKDWIPTALFAGAYLVVAAMGLLSVLALLLFYRDQPVAAVRTESDGAPARALGQIVRTPVFLASVANNVAGSMVMMFIMTAAPLAAVACHHGIDDGAAIIQWHLMGMYAPSFFAGRLVQRVGLGPVLLAGLAMNLGCAVVAMLSTTLPAFYLALLLLGVGWNFMFVGGTTLLAQSYAPSERAKTQGFSELLRYAATALATLGAGPLLARFGWQTLNLAILPVLLLSALATLHWMRGQRRAATLPPAGLR, encoded by the coding sequence ATGACCACCGCCACCTCCACCGCCCTCCCGGCCAGTGCGCCGGACGCTTCCGGCGCGCGCAATGCTCGCGTGCTGGCGCTCTGCCAGGGCTTGTTCACCTGCGCCATCTCGATCGACCTGACCCTGACCGCATTGACCGGCTGGCAACTGGCCCCGGACAAGTCCTTGGCGACCTTGCCCTTTGCCCTGATCACCGTGGCCGGGGCAGTGGTGACCTGGTTTGCCGCCTTCCTGATCCAGCGCCTCGGGCGGCGCTGGTCCTTCGTGCTGGGCGCGGCCAGCTGCTGCGTGGGTGGGCTGGTGTCGGTGTGGTCGGTGTGGCAGGGCCACTTCTGGAGCTTCTGCGCCGGCACGGCGCTGGTGGGGGTGTTCCAGGCATTTGCCCAGTATTACCGCCTGGCCGCCGCCGACGCCGTGCCGGAGGCGGCCAAGAGCCGCGCCATTGCCACGGTTCTGGCCGGCGGTGTCATCGCCGCCCTGGTGGGCCCGGCGCTGGCGGCGTGGAGCAAGGACTGGATTCCGACGGCGCTCTTTGCCGGGGCCTACCTGGTGGTGGCGGCCATGGGCTTGCTGTCGGTGCTGGCCTTGCTGCTGTTCTATCGCGACCAGCCGGTGGCGGCGGTGCGCACAGAGAGCGATGGCGCCCCGGCGCGTGCGCTGGGGCAGATCGTGCGCACCCCGGTCTTCCTGGCGTCGGTGGCCAACAACGTGGCCGGTTCCATGGTGATGATGTTCATCATGACCGCAGCGCCCTTGGCGGCAGTGGCCTGCCATCATGGCATCGATGACGGCGCCGCCATCATCCAGTGGCACCTGATGGGCATGTACGCGCCCTCCTTCTTTGCCGGGCGGCTGGTGCAGCGCGTGGGCCTGGGCCCGGTGCTGCTGGCCGGGCTGGCGATGAACCTGGGTTGCGCCGTGGTGGCGATGCTCTCGACGACCCTGCCAGCCTTCTACCTGGCCTTGCTGCTGCTGGGAGTGGGCTGGAATTTCATGTTCGTCGGTGGCACCACGCTGCTGGCGCAGTCCTATGCGCCCTCGGAGCGGGCCAAGACCCAGGGCTTCTCGGAACTGCTGCGCTATGCCGCCACGGCGCTGGCCACGCTCGGGGCCGGCCCCTTGCTGGCGCGCTTTGGCTGGCAGACGCTCAACCTGGCCATCCTGCCGGTGCTGCTGCTGTCGGCCCTGGCCACGCTGCACTGGATGAGGGGGCAGCGGCGCGCCGCCACGCTGCCGCCAGCCGGGCTGCGCTAA
- a CDS encoding phosphatase PAP2 family protein has protein sequence MTERHLSAPRSPGAFKRFLHARLARDHHLGLPLSTGLLAVLATALLFALIAYEVHTHGALTRLDQQLADWFNQRAFSPLTELVLGYTHLHGTIGVLVMGGLLLRHMVRARQWPWVIDLLLVLPGGMLLNYLLKHLFARLRPSFEDPLLVLHSYSFPSGHTIGATLLYTMLAAYVLNQPALSEALSRRLGGSQRGVQLAVIGAALLMVALTAFSRVYLGAHFLSDVLGAMLLGTAWFALWTTVVFTLQRHYYGGTRSN, from the coding sequence ATGACAGAACGACATCTCTCCGCCCCCCGCTCTCCTGGCGCCTTCAAGCGCTTCCTGCACGCCCGCCTGGCGCGTGATCACCATCTGGGCCTGCCGCTGAGCACGGGTCTGTTGGCCGTGCTTGCCACGGCCCTGCTGTTTGCGCTCATCGCCTACGAAGTCCATACCCACGGCGCCCTCACGCGCCTGGATCAGCAACTGGCCGACTGGTTCAACCAGCGCGCCTTCTCGCCCCTGACCGAACTGGTGCTGGGCTATACCCATCTGCACGGCACCATCGGTGTGCTGGTGATGGGCGGGCTGCTGTTGCGCCACATGGTGCGCGCGCGCCAGTGGCCCTGGGTGATCGACCTGCTGCTGGTGTTGCCGGGCGGCATGCTGCTGAACTACCTGCTCAAGCACCTGTTTGCACGGCTGCGCCCCAGTTTCGAGGATCCGCTGCTGGTGCTGCACAGCTACAGTTTCCCCAGCGGCCATACCATCGGCGCGACCTTGCTCTACACCATGCTGGCGGCCTATGTACTGAATCAGCCCGCACTCTCGGAGGCCCTCAGCCGACGCCTGGGCGGCAGCCAGCGCGGCGTGCAACTGGCCGTCATCGGCGCGGCCCTGCTGATGGTGGCGCTGACGGCCTTTAGCCGCGTCTATCTGGGCGCGCATTTCCTCAGCGATGTGCTGGGGGCGATGCTGCTGGGAACGGCCTGGTTCGCGCTCTGGACCACGGTGGTTTTCACGCTGCAGCGGCACTATTACGGCGGCACGCGCTCCAACTGA